From a single Nakaseomyces glabratus chromosome H, complete sequence genomic region:
- the HOT1 gene encoding Hot1p (CAGL0H08866g~Putative transcription factor involved in osmostress response; gene is upregulated in azole-resistant strain) — translation MSDAGDSKLAKEQSDASTGTCNGNGTGNGTGSGTATANATTTPTPTPTSIPTAAGSVTDVTATSSMVLAKLDDISSRLTMLESNFNNVFSKINDQNSMILDLKQNNSHAFLRLSSKVNKLETHVAALASNNPQSAFVTDLLNSITNVSSSYLRKMKHNGAENLNVQLSTHENGFVHPTPNDSPNMMGPIYYNQIETSKARGQLKSLNRKKTFTLNPNGIKKRRLGHHHGNSGSRSNNLNVTFDITGQVGQPGYDTSLNSATPNNHAMTPSNVISSSNSYSELQSLNGLQSNTTASDGRTLSPVNTVQALKTPYLTATNQHSLNHGSLNNYNLNFPQFLDNTNSVTLSRLGSSSPVEKRDGIVMSHSAPQLDNGSITYPDNRLHIRNQASQDILGGASQGQPQKINNIDEDGYQEDDEEEESELNKHKNKVGNLKYNTTLTDSHSINDDRKPTVNVYASTGHPVNNTKSEYLEDDESNDSDNSHETDEESEDEVEEYDEEDDMVNEEDRQPYSRKPKEPASERKRKKLRKINKYRNNVIEPRKKDDKEKDAQNSDLNYMLLKAPSSVKTIWEEYVNGIDGNPSIRGLEEKYGNKWRIKRNKKTFSRRKRLYKFILNGIDKGKTADEMIDMLEKQRLYRDENGEIKRRTIGWLQQSLIGI, via the coding sequence ATGAGTGATGCTGGCGATTCGAAGCTGGCGAAAGAGCAGAGCGATGCTTCAACTGGAACTTGCAATGGTAATGGTACTGGTAATGGTACTGGCAGTGGCACTGCCACTGCCAATGCTACCACCACTCCCACTCCTACTCCTACTTCCATTCCCACGGCCGCTGGTAGTGTAACCGATGTAACTGCGACGTCCTCGATGGTGCTTGCGAAGCTGGACGATATCTCCAGCAGGCTCACCATGTTGGAGTCTAATTTCAACAATGTGTTCAGCAAGATCAACGACCAGAACTCGATGATCCTGGACCTGAAGCAGAACAACTCGCACGCGTTCCTGCGGTTGTCCTCGAAAGTGAACAAGCTGGAGACGCATGTGGCTGCGCTCGCAAGCAACAACCCGCAGTCCGCGTTTGTCACAGACCTGCTGAACTCTATCACGAATGTGAGCAGCTCATACCTGCGGAAGATGAAGCACAATGGCGCGGAGAACCTGAACGTGCAATTGAGCACGCACGAGAACGGGTTCGTGCACCCAACGCCCAACGACTCCCCAAACATGATGGGGCCCATATACTACAACCAGATAGAGACCAGCAAAGCCCGTGGACAATTGAAGTCGCTGAACAGGAAGAAGACGTTCACGCTGAACCCGAACGGTATAAAGAAGAGGAGGCTGGGCCATCACCACGGCAACAGCGGCAGTAGGTCCAATAACTTGAATGTCACCTTCGATATCACGGGTCAGGTGGGTCAGCCTGGCTACGACACCTCTTTGAACTCGGCGACTCCTAATAACCATGCGATGACACCTTCTAATGTCATAAGCTCATCGAACTCTTACTCCGAACTACAATCGTTGAATGGATTGCAAAGCAACACTACTGCGTCGGATGGCAGAACACTGTCACCTGTGAACACAGTACAGGCCCTCAAGACACCCTATCTGACCGCTACAAATCAGCATAGTCTAAATCATGGATCATTGAATAATTATAACTTGAATTTTCCACAATTCTTGGACAACACGAATAGCGTTACATTGTCGAGGTTGGGGTCATCGTCGCCCGTGGAGAAAAGAGATGGCATAGTCATGTCGCACTCGGCTCCCCAGTTAGATAATGGTTCAATTACATACCCTGACAATCGTCTTCACATAAGGAATCAGGCTTCGCAGGATATCTTGGGCGGTGCGTCTCAAGGGCAACCTCAAAAGATTAATAACATTGATGAAGACGGGTACCAAGAAGAcgatgaagaggaagaatcAGAGTTGAATAAGCATAAGAACAAAGTTGGTAATCTCAAGTATAACACGACACTTACTGACTCACACTCGATCAATGATGATAGAAAACCTACAGTTAATGTCTACGCCAGTACAGGTCACCCTGTCAATAATACCAAGAGTGAATAtcttgaagatgatgagtCTAATGACAGTGATAACTCGCATGAGactgatgaagaatctGAGGATGAAGTGGAAGAATACGATGAAGAGGATGATATGGTAAACGAAGAGGATAGACAGCCTTATAGCAGGAAGCCAAAGGAACCAGCAAGTGAGAGGAAACGgaaaaaattgagaaaGATCAACAAGTACCGTAACAATGTTATAGAACCAAGAAAGAAGGATGACAAGGAGAAGGATGCCCAAAATAGTGATCTAAATTATATGTTGCTGAAGGCACCATCCAGTGTAAAGACCATCTGGGAAGAATACGTTAATGGTATAGATGGTAACCCTTCCATTAGAGGGTTGGAAGAGAAGTATGGTAATAAATGGCGTATAAagagaaacaaaaagacattttcaagaagaaaacgTCTGTACAAATTCATTCTCAACGGTATCGATAAGGGCAAAACTGCTGACGAGATGATCGACATGTTAGAGAAGCAGAGACTGTATAGGGATGAGAATGGTGAGATCAAGAGAAGAACGATCGGTTGGCTGCAACAGAGCCTGATAGGAATATGA